One segment of Pasteurella skyensis DNA contains the following:
- the betI gene encoding transcriptional regulator BetI, whose product MPKIGMLEIRKEQLIQATLVCVEKYGVADTTIIQIAQQAGLSSGIISHYFGGKMGLLYETMRDLMRELQISISQKNKADPQLTPHRAIEIIIECNFDPNTDSARMKVWLSFWSMSMHQDDLNRLQKINDSRLHSNLLFHFKQLLPEKQAKNAARGLAALIDGLWLHGSLRSEEFDHYQARFIAKQFLNKLLEEQ is encoded by the coding sequence ATGCCCAAAATTGGAATGTTAGAGATCAGAAAAGAGCAACTGATTCAAGCAACTTTAGTTTGCGTTGAAAAATACGGTGTCGCTGATACTACAATTATACAAATTGCACAGCAAGCAGGTCTATCTTCTGGAATAATTAGTCACTATTTTGGAGGGAAAATGGGGCTATTGTATGAAACTATGCGTGATTTAATGCGAGAATTGCAAATTTCTATTTCTCAAAAAAATAAAGCAGATCCGCAACTCACTCCTCATAGAGCCATTGAAATTATTATTGAGTGTAATTTTGATCCCAATACTGACTCCGCAAGAATGAAAGTGTGGCTCTCTTTTTGGTCTATGAGTATGCACCAAGACGATCTTAATCGTTTACAAAAAATCAATGATAGCCGCCTACATTCAAATTTATTATTCCATTTCAAACAATTATTACCTGAAAAACAAGCAAAAAATGCCGCTCGAGGATTAGCGGCATTGATTGATGGCTTATGGCTACACGGTAGTTTACGTAGCGAGGAGTTTGATCATTATCAGGCTCGATTTATCGCAAAACAATTTCTAAACAAATTATTGGAGGAACAATGA
- the ispB gene encoding octaprenyl diphosphate synthase produces the protein MTTQLSLEQIQALIKDDMQGVNQAILEQLNSDVVLINQLGHYIISGGGKRIRPLIVLLSAKSLNYQGSAHIICAAFIEFVHTATLLHDDVVDESDMRRGKETANALFGNAASVLVGDFIYTRSFQMMTSVNSLDVLKVMSNATNVIAEGEVQQLMNCNDPDTTEQSYMQVIYGKTARLFEAATQCAAIISNATPQMEKALQDYGRYLGTAFQLIDDILDYSANAEKLGKNIGDDLAEGKPTLPLLHAMHQGNASEAALIREAIEQGGKRESLNDILAIMQKYQSLDYAMQRAKEEAQKAVDAIQILPETEYKQALISLAYLSVDRNY, from the coding sequence ATGACAACTCAACTTTCCCTTGAGCAAATTCAAGCATTGATAAAAGACGATATGCAAGGAGTCAACCAAGCAATTTTAGAGCAATTAAATTCTGATGTCGTCCTAATAAATCAGTTAGGTCACTACATTATTAGTGGTGGTGGTAAGCGTATTCGTCCGTTAATTGTTTTATTGAGTGCTAAATCTTTAAATTATCAAGGCTCAGCACATATTATTTGTGCTGCTTTTATTGAATTTGTGCATACGGCAACCTTATTACACGATGATGTAGTGGACGAATCTGATATGCGTCGTGGCAAAGAAACTGCCAATGCATTGTTTGGTAATGCCGCAAGTGTATTAGTGGGTGATTTTATCTATACTCGCTCTTTCCAAATGATGACAAGTGTCAATTCATTAGACGTGTTAAAGGTGATGTCAAATGCCACGAATGTTATTGCGGAAGGCGAAGTGCAACAGTTAATGAATTGTAATGATCCTGATACAACTGAACAAAGTTATATGCAAGTGATTTATGGTAAAACGGCTCGTCTTTTTGAAGCAGCTACACAATGTGCTGCCATTATCTCAAATGCAACACCACAAATGGAGAAAGCGTTACAAGATTATGGGCGTTATTTAGGGACTGCGTTTCAGTTAATTGATGATATTTTAGATTATAGTGCGAATGCTGAAAAGTTAGGTAAAAATATTGGTGATGATTTAGCAGAAGGAAAACCTACCTTGCCACTTCTTCATGCAATGCATCAAGGTAATGCAAGTGAAGCTGCACTGATTCGTGAGGCCATTGAACAAGGAGGGAAAAGAGAGTCCTTAAATGATATTCTGGCGATTATGCAAAAATATCAGTCCCTTGATTATGCAATGCAACGAGCGAAAGAAGAAGCTCAAAAAGCGGTTGATGCAATCCAAATTTTACCTGAAACAGAATATAAGCAAGCATTGATTTCTTTAGCTTATCTTTCTGTTGATAGAAATTATTAA
- the ybeD gene encoding DUF493 family protein YbeD has translation MTKSLNLQDLPQQKLKDLLEFPCNFTFKVVGAKRANLADDVVAVVQQYIQGDYVPREQASSKGTYSSISIDIVAENIDQVESLYTELAKIEGVRMVL, from the coding sequence ATGACGAAATCCCTAAACTTACAAGATTTACCACAACAAAAACTAAAAGACTTATTAGAATTTCCCTGTAATTTTACTTTTAAAGTAGTGGGTGCGAAACGTGCTAATTTAGCAGATGATGTTGTTGCGGTAGTTCAACAATATATTCAAGGCGACTACGTGCCTCGTGAACAAGCAAGCTCAAAAGGCACTTATAGTTCAATTTCTATTGATATAGTGGCAGAAAATATCGATCAAGTAGAAAGCCTTTATACAGAGCTTGCCAAAATTGAAGGCGTAAGAATGGTGCTTTAA
- the lipB gene encoding lipoyl(octanoyl) transferase LipB, producing MELIVRKLGICDYQQTWQKMQQFTDNRDEKTTDEIWLVQHPAVFTQGQAGKPEHLLNPTNIPVIQSDRGGQITYHGLGQQVMYILIDIKRHKAEGRELNVRQLVTALEQAVVKTLADYGIEAYPKADAPGVYVNEKKICSLGLRIRKGCSFHGLALNINMDLSPFQNINPCGYTGLAMCQLKDFISEEKADCDKVSPKLVDYFTQILGYNSTIIVKE from the coding sequence ATGGAACTTATTGTTCGCAAACTCGGTATTTGTGATTATCAACAGACGTGGCAAAAAATGCAACAGTTTACAGATAATCGTGATGAGAAAACCACTGATGAAATCTGGCTGGTGCAACATCCCGCTGTGTTTACTCAAGGTCAAGCGGGTAAACCTGAGCATTTACTCAATCCAACCAATATTCCTGTTATTCAATCTGACCGTGGTGGGCAAATTACCTATCACGGCTTAGGACAGCAAGTAATGTATATCCTCATTGATATTAAGCGCCATAAAGCTGAAGGAAGAGAATTAAACGTTCGACAATTAGTTACTGCACTTGAACAGGCTGTAGTGAAAACACTGGCGGATTATGGCATTGAGGCTTATCCAAAAGCGGATGCACCAGGTGTGTATGTCAATGAAAAGAAAATTTGCTCTTTGGGATTACGTATTCGCAAAGGTTGTTCGTTTCACGGTTTAGCCTTAAACATCAATATGGATTTATCTCCTTTTCAGAATATCAATCCTTGTGGTTATACAGGGCTTGCAATGTGTCAATTAAAAGACTTTATCAGTGAGGAAAAAGCCGATTGTGATAAAGTGTCACCAAAATTAGTAGATTACTTTACACAAATTCTCGGTTACAATAGCACCATAATTGTTAAAGAATAG
- the lipA gene encoding lipoyl synthase encodes MGTPFKMERGVKYRDAAKTSIIPVKNIDPEQEVLKKPSWMKIKLPASSAKIESIKNGMRRHGLHSVCEEASCPNLHECFNHGTATFMIMGAICTRRCPFCDVAHGKPLPLDQEEPLKLAETIADMKLKYVVITSVDRDDLPDRGAGHFTECVKEIRKLNPDIKIEILVPDFRGRIEKALDKLKDCPPDVFNHNLENVPRLYKDIRPGANYEWSLKLLKEFKKMFPHIPTKSGLMVGLGETNEEILTVMEDLRDNGVTMLTLGQYLQPSRHHLPVDRYVHPDDFDDFRVKAEKMGFEHAACGPFVRSSYHADLQASGGVVK; translated from the coding sequence ATGGGTACACCTTTCAAAATGGAAAGAGGGGTTAAATATCGTGACGCAGCAAAAACCTCTATTATCCCTGTAAAAAATATCGACCCCGAGCAGGAAGTATTGAAAAAACCAAGTTGGATGAAAATAAAACTTCCTGCAAGTTCAGCTAAAATTGAGAGTATTAAAAATGGAATGCGTCGTCATGGTTTGCATTCAGTATGTGAAGAGGCGAGTTGCCCTAATTTGCACGAATGCTTTAATCACGGCACTGCGACTTTTATGATAATGGGGGCAATTTGTACTCGCCGTTGTCCCTTCTGCGATGTTGCACATGGTAAACCATTACCTTTGGATCAAGAAGAACCATTAAAATTAGCAGAAACCATTGCAGATATGAAATTAAAATATGTTGTTATTACATCAGTCGATCGTGATGATCTACCTGATCGTGGAGCTGGACATTTTACAGAATGCGTTAAGGAAATTCGGAAATTGAATCCTGATATTAAGATTGAAATTTTAGTTCCTGATTTTCGTGGACGTATCGAAAAAGCATTAGACAAATTAAAAGATTGTCCGCCCGATGTATTTAACCATAACTTAGAAAATGTACCACGCTTGTATAAAGATATTCGTCCCGGTGCAAATTATGAATGGTCGCTTAAATTACTGAAAGAATTTAAAAAAATGTTCCCACATATCCCAACTAAATCAGGTCTAATGGTAGGGTTGGGTGAAACAAATGAAGAAATTCTCACAGTAATGGAAGACTTGCGTGACAATGGCGTGACAATGCTAACACTTGGACAATATTTACAACCAAGTCGCCATCATTTACCTGTTGATCGTTATGTTCATCCAGATGATTTTGATGATTTTAGAGTAAAAGCTGAAAAAATGGGCTTTGAACACGCAGCTTGTGGCCCTTTTGTTCGCTCATCTTATCACGCTGATCTGCAAGCAAGCGGTGGCGTGGTGAAGTAA
- a CDS encoding bifunctional 4-hydroxy-2-oxoglutarate aldolase/2-dehydro-3-deoxy-phosphogluconate aldolase, with product MTYTTTQIIEKLAQLKVVPVIALDNAEDILPLAKTLADNGLPVVEITFRSTAAEQAIQLLRKHNPDILIAAGTVLTSEQVFQAKNAGADFVVTPGFNPKIVKLCQDLGLPITPGINNPMSIEAALEMGITAVKFFPAEASGGVKMIKALLGPYPQLQIMPTGGIGLTNIQDYLAIPNVVACGGSWFVDKKLINAQDWDKIAQLTKEVMELVRI from the coding sequence ATGACTTATACAACAACACAAATTATAGAAAAATTAGCTCAATTAAAAGTAGTTCCAGTTATTGCTCTTGATAATGCAGAAGATATTTTACCTCTTGCAAAAACATTAGCAGATAATGGATTACCAGTGGTTGAAATTACATTTCGTTCTACTGCTGCTGAACAAGCGATTCAATTATTACGTAAACATAATCCTGATATTTTAATTGCAGCAGGAACAGTATTAACCTCAGAACAAGTATTTCAGGCTAAAAATGCTGGAGCTGACTTTGTGGTGACACCAGGATTTAATCCAAAAATTGTTAAGCTTTGCCAAGATCTTGGTTTACCGATTACACCAGGAATAAATAATCCAATGTCTATTGAGGCGGCATTAGAAATGGGAATTACAGCAGTAAAATTTTTCCCTGCTGAAGCCAGTGGTGGTGTGAAAATGATTAAAGCATTACTAGGACCTTATCCACAATTACAAATAATGCCAACAGGGGGAATTGGTTTAACTAACATTCAAGATTATTTAGCCATTCCTAATGTAGTTGCTTGTGGTGGCTCTTGGTTTGTGGATAAAAAACTGATTAATGCTCAGGATTGGGATAAAATTGCACAATTAACAAAAGAAGTAATGGAATTAGTGCGTATTTAA
- the mnmE gene encoding tRNA uridine-5-carboxymethylaminomethyl(34) synthesis GTPase MnmE, giving the protein MKETIVAQATPIGRGGVGILRISGPLAETVAQEVLGKSLKPRMANYLPFKDVDGSTIDQGIALFFKAPNSFTGEDVLELQGHGGQIILDILLKRILQVKGLRIARAGEFSEQAFLNDKLDLTQAEAIADLIDATSEQAARSALKSLQGEFSNKIHQLVDNVIYLRTYVEAAIDFPDEEIDFLADGKIENKLNQIIASLDNVRKEAKQGAIIREGMKVVIAGRPNAGKSSLLNALAGRDAAIVTNIAGTTRDVLREHIHIDGMPLHIIDTAGLRDASDEVERIGIERAWSEIEQADHVLLMIDSTESSNENIQTEWQDFLTCLPENIPVTVIRNKVDLSGEKEGFEQLEDFNLIRLSAQTKVGIDLLREHLKQSMGYQSSTEGGFIARRRHLTALEKAAEHLANGHTQLTEFYAGELLAEELRMTQNALSEITGEFTSDDLLGNIFSSFCIGK; this is encoded by the coding sequence ATGAAAGAAACCATAGTTGCACAAGCAACCCCAATAGGTCGTGGCGGAGTTGGAATTTTACGCATTTCAGGACCTCTTGCCGAAACTGTTGCACAGGAAGTCTTAGGTAAATCCCTTAAGCCTCGTATGGCAAATTATTTGCCTTTTAAAGATGTTGATGGGTCTACTATTGATCAAGGTATCGCTCTCTTTTTTAAAGCACCAAATTCGTTTACTGGTGAGGATGTTCTTGAATTGCAAGGACACGGTGGGCAGATTATTTTAGATATTCTGTTAAAACGTATTTTACAAGTGAAAGGCTTACGCATTGCACGTGCAGGGGAGTTTTCTGAGCAAGCCTTTTTAAATGATAAGTTAGATTTAACCCAAGCCGAAGCCATTGCAGATTTAATTGATGCGACCTCTGAGCAAGCGGCTCGTAGTGCTTTGAAATCGTTACAGGGCGAATTTTCAAATAAAATTCATCAGTTAGTCGATAATGTCATTTATTTACGAACTTATGTTGAAGCGGCTATTGATTTTCCTGATGAAGAAATTGATTTTCTCGCTGACGGTAAAATTGAAAATAAACTTAATCAAATTATTGCCAGTTTAGACAATGTACGAAAAGAAGCAAAGCAAGGTGCTATTATCCGTGAAGGAATGAAAGTCGTCATTGCAGGGCGTCCCAATGCAGGTAAATCAAGCTTGCTGAATGCTCTTGCAGGTCGAGATGCGGCTATTGTAACAAACATTGCAGGAACAACCCGTGATGTGTTACGTGAGCATATTCATATTGATGGAATGCCTTTACATATCATTGATACAGCAGGACTACGAGATGCCAGTGATGAAGTGGAGCGTATTGGTATTGAACGTGCGTGGAGTGAAATTGAGCAAGCTGATCACGTTTTATTGATGATCGACAGCACAGAAAGTAGCAATGAAAATATTCAAACCGAATGGCAAGATTTTTTAACGTGTTTACCTGAAAATATCCCTGTCACTGTTATTCGTAATAAAGTCGATTTATCAGGTGAAAAAGAAGGCTTTGAACAACTGGAAGACTTTAATTTAATTCGTCTTTCTGCTCAAACCAAAGTGGGTATTGATCTATTACGTGAGCATTTGAAGCAATCAATGGGCTATCAAAGTTCGACGGAAGGTGGCTTTATTGCACGTCGTCGTCATTTAACAGCCCTTGAAAAAGCAGCAGAACATTTAGCAAATGGACATACGCAATTAACAGAATTTTATGCAGGTGAATTATTGGCTGAGGAGCTACGAATGACTCAAAATGCATTAAGTGAAATCACGGGTGAATTTACCTCTGATGATTTACTCGGTAATATTTTTAGCTCATTTTGTATTGGAAAGTAA
- the gorA gene encoding glutathione-disulfide reductase produces the protein MTKHYDYIAIGGGSGGIASINRAASYGKKCAIIEAQDLGGTCVNVGCVPKKVMWHGAQIAEAIKLYAPDYGFNVDLKDFDFSKLIESRQAYIGRIHQSYNNVLAKNNIDVINGFAKFVNKNTVEVNGEQITADHILIATGGRPTHPNIKGAEYGIDSNGFFELTELPKRVAVVGAGYIAVELAGVLNSLGAEAHLFVRKHAPLRTFDPFIVDTLLDVLAQDGIQLHTQAIPQEVVKNTDGSVTLKLEDGREQTVDCLIWAIGRQPATDVINLEVTGVETNARGFIKVDKFQNTNVEGIYAVGDIIEGGVELTPVAVAAGRRLSERLFNNKPNEHLDYSLIPTVVFSHPAIGTIGLTEPQAIEQYGEENVKVYTSSFTAMYTAVTQHRQPCRMKLICAGEDEKIVGLHGIGFGVDEMIQGFAVAIKMGATKADFDNTVAIHPTGSEEFVTMR, from the coding sequence ATGACAAAACATTATGATTATATCGCTATCGGTGGTGGTAGTGGTGGTATTGCCTCAATTAACCGTGCGGCAAGCTATGGAAAAAAATGTGCGATTATTGAAGCACAAGATTTAGGTGGTACTTGCGTGAACGTGGGCTGTGTGCCGAAAAAAGTGATGTGGCACGGAGCTCAAATTGCTGAGGCAATTAAACTTTATGCACCGGATTATGGTTTTAATGTTGATTTGAAAGACTTTGATTTTTCAAAATTGATAGAAAGCCGTCAAGCTTATATCGGACGTATTCATCAATCTTATAACAATGTTTTAGCAAAAAATAATATCGATGTGATCAATGGTTTTGCGAAATTTGTGAATAAAAATACCGTTGAAGTAAACGGCGAACAAATCACAGCGGATCATATTTTGATTGCAACGGGTGGTCGTCCAACGCATCCAAATATCAAAGGGGCGGAATACGGTATTGATTCTAACGGTTTCTTTGAATTAACCGAATTACCAAAACGTGTGGCTGTGGTGGGTGCAGGTTATATTGCGGTAGAACTTGCAGGCGTATTAAACAGCTTAGGGGCGGAAGCACATTTATTCGTGCGTAAGCACGCACCATTGCGTACCTTTGACCCATTTATTGTGGATACGTTATTAGACGTGTTAGCCCAAGACGGCATTCAATTACACACCCAAGCAATTCCACAAGAAGTGGTTAAAAATACAGATGGTTCAGTGACCTTAAAATTAGAAGATGGTCGTGAGCAAACCGTAGATTGTTTAATTTGGGCAATCGGTCGTCAGCCAGCAACAGATGTAATCAATCTTGAAGTAACAGGCGTGGAAACAAACGCTCGTGGCTTTATCAAAGTGGATAAATTCCAAAATACCAACGTTGAAGGCATTTATGCGGTTGGCGATATTATTGAAGGTGGCGTAGAATTAACCCCTGTGGCAGTGGCAGCAGGACGCCGTTTATCTGAGCGTTTATTCAATAACAAACCAAACGAACATTTAGATTACAGCTTAATCCCAACAGTGGTGTTCAGCCACCCAGCGATTGGTACAATCGGTTTAACCGAGCCACAAGCGATTGAGCAATATGGTGAAGAAAACGTGAAAGTTTACACGTCATCATTTACCGCAATGTACACCGCCGTAACCCAACACCGTCAGCCTTGCAGAATGAAACTGATTTGTGCGGGCGAAGATGAGAAGATCGTCGGTTTACACGGTATTGGTTTTGGTGTGGACGAGATGATTCAAGGCTTTGCGGTTGCAATCAAAATGGGTGCAACAAAAGCAGATTTTGATAACACAGTGGCAATCCACCCAACAGGTTCGGAAGAATTTGTGACAATGCGTTAA
- the accA gene encoding acetyl-CoA carboxylase carboxyl transferase subunit alpha has product MTQEYLDFELPIAELEAKIDALRSTVNTDSTINLDDEIKRLQKKCDELTKKTFTDLDAWQITKMARHPNRPYTLDYIQRIFTEFEELSGDRAFAEDHAIIGGMARLEGRPVMVIGHQKGRSVKQKVLRNFGMPAPEGYRKALRLMKLAERFNMPVITFIDTPGAYPGVGAEERGQAEAIAHNLREMSGLKVPVICTVIGEGGSGGALAIGVGDKVNMLQYAIYSVISPEGCASILWKDAEKASTAAETMGLTATRLKELKLIDNIIEEPLGGAQRDFDTMAQNMKQLLLADLEDLDVLSLDVLLERRYNRLMSYGA; this is encoded by the coding sequence ATGACACAGGAATATTTAGATTTTGAACTACCTATCGCTGAACTTGAAGCTAAAATTGATGCTTTACGTTCGACGGTAAATACAGACAGCACGATTAATCTTGATGATGAAATTAAACGTCTTCAAAAAAAATGTGATGAATTAACGAAAAAAACGTTTACTGACTTGGATGCTTGGCAAATTACTAAAATGGCTCGTCATCCAAATCGTCCTTATACCCTGGATTATATTCAGCGGATTTTCACAGAATTTGAAGAGCTTTCTGGAGATCGTGCTTTTGCAGAGGATCACGCCATTATTGGTGGAATGGCTCGTCTGGAAGGTCGTCCAGTGATGGTGATTGGACATCAAAAAGGCAGAAGTGTTAAACAAAAAGTATTGCGTAATTTTGGTATGCCAGCACCTGAAGGTTATCGTAAAGCGTTACGCTTAATGAAATTGGCGGAACGTTTTAATATGCCAGTTATTACTTTTATTGATACACCTGGTGCTTATCCTGGTGTCGGTGCTGAAGAACGTGGACAGGCAGAAGCGATTGCACATAATTTACGTGAAATGTCAGGGTTAAAAGTGCCTGTCATTTGTACGGTCATCGGTGAAGGTGGATCTGGTGGTGCTTTAGCTATTGGCGTAGGAGATAAAGTCAATATGCTGCAATATGCTATTTATTCTGTTATTTCCCCTGAAGGCTGTGCTTCTATCCTTTGGAAAGATGCCGAAAAAGCATCAACAGCCGCTGAAACAATGGGATTGACTGCAACACGATTAAAAGAATTAAAACTGATTGATAATATTATTGAAGAGCCTTTAGGTGGCGCACAGAGAGATTTTGATACTATGGCTCAAAATATGAAACAGCTCTTACTTGCTGATTTAGAGGATCTTGATGTATTATCTTTAGATGTACTTTTGGAGCGTCGTTATAATCGCTTGATGAGTTATGGTGCTTAA
- the pdxY gene encoding pyridoxal kinase PdxY: protein MKNVLSIQSHVVYGYAGNKAAVFPMQTLGVDTWALNTVQFSNHTQYGKWTGMVVPQEQIGEIVEGIDNIDALNECDAVLSGYIGAASQGSQILDVVAKIKAKNPNAIYFCDPVMGHPDKGCIVADGVAEFLRDEAMVKADIIAPNLVELRELTGLEVENFEQALAAVKAIQETGVKKVLVKHLSKVGKDASQFEMLLATQEGIWHISRPLHTFKDKDPVGVGDLTSGIFLANLLNGKSDLEAFEHTANAVNDVMSVTQQSGKYELQIIAAREFITNPKSQYKAVKIA, encoded by the coding sequence ATGAAAAATGTTTTATCTATTCAATCTCATGTAGTTTATGGCTATGCTGGCAACAAAGCAGCTGTTTTCCCAATGCAAACACTTGGTGTAGATACTTGGGCATTAAATACTGTTCAATTTTCTAATCATACTCAATATGGAAAATGGACAGGGATGGTTGTTCCTCAAGAGCAAATTGGTGAAATTGTTGAAGGTATTGATAATATTGATGCCCTTAATGAATGTGATGCTGTACTGTCTGGTTATATTGGTGCAGCTTCTCAAGGAAGCCAAATTTTAGATGTGGTAGCGAAAATCAAGGCAAAAAATCCTAATGCTATTTATTTTTGTGATCCTGTAATGGGACATCCTGATAAAGGTTGTATTGTAGCAGATGGTGTGGCTGAATTTTTACGTGATGAAGCAATGGTAAAAGCAGATATTATTGCTCCGAATCTTGTTGAATTGCGTGAATTAACTGGTTTAGAGGTAGAAAATTTTGAGCAAGCATTAGCTGCAGTGAAAGCAATTCAAGAAACTGGCGTGAAAAAAGTGCTTGTAAAACACTTAAGTAAAGTAGGTAAAGATGCGAGCCAATTTGAAATGTTACTTGCAACTCAAGAGGGTATTTGGCACATTAGTCGTCCATTACATACTTTTAAAGATAAAGATCCTGTAGGGGTTGGTGACTTGACGAGTGGTATTTTCTTAGCAAATTTACTTAATGGAAAATCAGATTTAGAGGCTTTTGAACATACGGCAAATGCAGTAAATGACGTTATGTCGGTGACTCAGCAATCAGGTAAATATGAATTACAAATTATTGCGGCTCGTGAATTTATTACAAATCCAAAGAGTCAGTACAAAGCAGTAAAAATTGCTTAG